A single Pan troglodytes isolate AG18354 chromosome 19, NHGRI_mPanTro3-v2.0_pri, whole genome shotgun sequence DNA region contains:
- the LOC107969043 gene encoding F-box/WD repeat-containing protein 10-like, with amino-acid sequence MSPDQFLLTVSALQQAHNSREFAYPCRPQTEITDVWGPSISYPRKVLNFKGKSIQRAVDQLRLSNPPMDVKRTSIPLEIQKLQPNLKISLHSPRVQSTIPQPMIIRSRFSGSLKGGDQVTSSIERPVCSMGPLTSMQVIKPNHMLAPQVGTATLSLKKERPRIYTSLDPFRVNTEFVLLTVKEEKEHQEAKMKEYQARESTGVVDPGKASKAAWIRKIKGLPIDNFTKQGKTAAPELGQNVFI; translated from the coding sequence ATGTCACCTGACCAATTCCTCCTGACTGTTAGCGCCCTGCAGCAAGCCCATAATTCCAGGGAATTTGCCTATCCCTGTAGGCCCCAAACAGAAATTACTGATGTCTGGGGACCTTCAATTTCATACCCAAGGAAGGTCTTGAATTTCAAAGGAAAATCAATCCAACGTGCAGTTGATCAGTTGAGATTGAGCAATCCTCCTATGGATGTGAAACGAACCAGTATTCCCCTTGAAATCCAGAAACTGCAGCCCAACTTGAAGATCTCTTTGCACAGTCCTAGAGTCCAGTCCACCATACCCCAGCCCATGATTATCCGCTCCAGGTTCTCTGGCAGCTTAAAGGGTGGAGACCAAGTGACCAGTTCAATTGAAAGGCCTGTGTGCAGTATGGGTCCCCTGACCAGTATGCAGGTCATTAAACCAAACCACATGCTAGCTCCACAAGTGGGCACAGCcaccctgtctcttaagaaaGAACGGCCTCGCATCTATACATCCCTTGATCCTTTTAGAGTGAACACTGAGTTTGTGCTGTTGACcgtgaaggaggagaaggagcaccAGGAAGCCAAGATGAAGGAATATCAGGCCAGGGAGTCCACTGGAGTGGTTGATCCAGGAAAAGCCAGCAAAGCTGCATGGATCAGGAAGATCAAAGGCCTGCCTATTGATAATTTCACGAAGCAAGGGAAAACAGCGGCCCCTGAACTTGGACAAAATGTATTCATCTAA